One stretch of Enterobacter sp. RHBSTW-00994 DNA includes these proteins:
- the kdpD gene encoding two-component system sensor histidine kinase KdpD — protein MTDEPMRPDPDRLLEQTAEAHRGKLKIFFGACAGVGKTFAMLTEAQRLRAQGLDILIGVVETHGRKETAALLTGLATQPPRRISHRGRLVTEFDLDAALARRPALILMDELAHSNAPGSRHPKRWQDVEELLEAGIDVFTTVNVQHLESLNDVVSGVTGIQVRETVPDPFFDSADEVVLVDLPPDDLRQRLHEGKVYISGQAERAIEHFFRKGNLIALRELALRRTADRVDDQMRAWRDLQGQERVWHTRDAILLCIGHGSGNEKLIRTAARLAAKFGSVWHAVYVETPQLHALPENQRRAILGSLRLAQELGAETATLSDPAEDKAILRYAREHNLGKIVIGRRHHRRWFSRESFADKLARRAPDLDLVIVALDDKPTPLPSRQPDARTFSEKWRIQLRGCLVAVILCALITVIASQWLIAFDAANLVMIYLLGVVVVALFYGRWPSVLATVINVVSFDLFFIAPRGTLAVSDVQYILTFGVMLTVGLVIGNLTAGVRYQARIARYREQRTRHLYEMSKSLAVGRTPLDIVQTSEQFIRSTFHASNLILLPDEHGKLRPLTSASGMTPWDEAIARWSFDKSLPAGAGTDTLPGVPYQILPLRSADKNQGLVIVEPANLRQLMIPEQQRLLETFTLLVANALERLALTASEEQARLASERESIRNSLLAALSHDLRTPLTVLFGQSEILTLDLAAEGSRHALQASEIRQHVLNTTRLVNNLLDMARIQSGGFNLKKEWLTLEEVVGSALKMLEPGLGDRHIDLSMPEPLTLIHVDGPLFERVLINLLENAAKYAGAKAQIGINATVEEQALHLDVWDTGPGIPGGQEQAIFEKFARGNKESAIPGVGLGLAICQAIIDVHGGTISAENRPEGGARFCVTLPLDTPPELDELPEDL, from the coding sequence ATGACTGACGAGCCCATGCGCCCGGACCCGGACAGGTTGCTCGAACAAACTGCCGAGGCCCACCGCGGCAAACTGAAAATTTTCTTCGGCGCCTGTGCAGGCGTCGGGAAAACCTTCGCCATGCTGACGGAAGCACAGCGCTTACGGGCGCAGGGGCTCGATATTCTTATCGGCGTCGTGGAAACTCACGGTCGCAAAGAGACGGCAGCATTGTTGACCGGGCTGGCAACCCAGCCTCCCCGGCGTATCAGCCACCGTGGAAGGCTCGTGACCGAATTCGATCTCGATGCCGCCCTCGCCCGCCGCCCTGCCCTTATCCTGATGGACGAACTGGCGCACAGTAACGCGCCGGGTTCACGCCATCCAAAGCGCTGGCAGGATGTTGAAGAGCTTCTTGAAGCCGGAATCGACGTCTTTACCACCGTCAACGTTCAACATCTGGAAAGCCTGAACGATGTGGTCAGCGGCGTGACCGGCATCCAGGTACGGGAAACGGTTCCCGATCCATTTTTCGATTCCGCCGATGAAGTGGTGCTGGTCGACCTGCCGCCGGACGATCTGCGCCAGCGTCTGCACGAAGGGAAAGTCTATATTTCTGGTCAGGCGGAGCGCGCCATCGAGCATTTCTTCCGCAAAGGCAATTTGATTGCCCTGCGAGAACTGGCGCTGCGCCGGACCGCTGATCGAGTTGACGACCAGATGCGCGCCTGGCGCGATCTGCAAGGGCAAGAGCGAGTCTGGCATACGCGGGATGCCATCCTGCTGTGCATTGGTCACGGCAGTGGCAATGAGAAGCTGATCCGCACCGCCGCGCGACTCGCGGCAAAATTTGGTAGCGTCTGGCACGCGGTCTATGTCGAAACACCCCAGCTGCACGCCCTGCCTGAAAATCAGCGTCGTGCGATCCTCGGCTCACTGCGGCTGGCACAGGAGCTGGGCGCAGAAACGGCCACCCTTTCCGATCCGGCAGAAGATAAAGCCATCCTGCGCTACGCGCGTGAACACAATCTGGGCAAGATTGTCATTGGCAGACGCCACCACCGCCGCTGGTTTAGCCGGGAATCTTTTGCCGATAAGCTGGCCCGGCGTGCGCCTGACCTGGATCTGGTGATCGTTGCACTGGACGACAAACCTACGCCCCTGCCCAGCCGCCAGCCAGATGCCCGCACGTTTAGCGAGAAATGGCGAATTCAGCTCCGTGGCTGCCTGGTCGCCGTCATACTTTGCGCGCTGATCACCGTGATCGCCAGCCAGTGGCTGATTGCTTTCGATGCTGCCAACCTGGTGATGATCTACCTGCTGGGCGTTGTGGTCGTGGCGCTGTTTTACGGGCGCTGGCCTTCTGTCCTGGCCACCGTCATTAACGTGGTCAGCTTCGATCTCTTTTTTATCGCCCCACGCGGTACGCTTGCCGTTTCCGACGTGCAGTACATTCTCACTTTCGGCGTGATGCTCACCGTCGGATTGGTGATTGGGAACCTGACGGCAGGGGTCCGTTACCAGGCGCGTATTGCCCGCTACCGTGAGCAGCGTACGCGGCATTTATACGAAATGTCCAAATCGCTGGCTGTTGGTCGTACCCCGCTGGATATTGTCCAGACCAGCGAACAATTTATCCGCTCCACGTTCCACGCCAGCAACCTGATTTTACTGCCTGATGAACACGGGAAGCTGCGCCCGCTAACGTCCGCCTCCGGCATGACGCCCTGGGATGAAGCCATCGCGCGCTGGAGTTTCGACAAGAGTTTACCTGCCGGCGCCGGGACGGACACGCTCCCGGGCGTGCCTTATCAAATTCTGCCTCTGCGCAGTGCGGATAAAAATCAGGGACTGGTGATTGTTGAGCCGGCCAACCTTCGTCAACTGATGATCCCTGAGCAGCAACGCCTGCTGGAGACATTCACTTTGCTGGTGGCAAATGCCCTTGAACGACTTGCGCTCACCGCCAGCGAAGAGCAGGCTCGGCTGGCCAGCGAGCGGGAGAGTATTCGTAACTCCCTGTTGGCCGCACTGTCTCACGATTTGCGTACCCCGCTTACGGTGCTGTTTGGTCAGTCTGAGATCCTGACGCTGGATCTTGCCGCCGAAGGTTCACGCCACGCTCTTCAGGCCAGCGAAATCCGCCAGCATGTACTGAACACCACCAGGCTTGTGAATAATCTTCTGGATATGGCGCGCATTCAGTCAGGAGGTTTTAACCTGAAAAAAGAGTGGCTTACCCTTGAAGAAGTGGTGGGCAGTGCCTTAAAGATGCTGGAGCCGGGTCTGGGTGACCGTCACATTGATTTGAGCATGCCGGAACCCCTCACCCTGATTCATGTCGATGGACCACTGTTTGAACGCGTCCTGATCAATCTGCTGGAAAATGCCGCCAAATATGCAGGCGCAAAAGCGCAAATTGGGATTAACGCCACGGTGGAAGAACAGGCTCTGCACCTGGATGTCTGGGATACGGGGCCAGGTATACCCGGAGGACAGGAACAGGCCATCTTCGAAAAGTTCGCCCGGGGTAATAAAGAGTCGGCTATACCCGGTGTTGGGCTTGGTCTGGCGATTTGTCAGGCCATTATCGACGTGCATGGCGGGACGATCTCCGCCGAGAACCGCCCGGAAGGGGGAGCACGTTTTTGTGTTACACTTCCACTGGATACCCCGCCAGAACTTGATGAATTACCAGAGGATTTGTGA
- the kdpB gene encoding potassium-transporting ATPase subunit KdpB, with amino-acid sequence MSRKQLALFEPSLVRQALMDAVKKLSPRVQWHNPVMFIVWIGSLLTTALAIAMGTGHLAGNTLFTGAISLWLWFTVLFANFAEALAEGRSKAQANSLKGVKKTAFARKLREPKYGAQMDHVPSDELRKGDVVLVEAGDIIPCDGEVIEGGASVDESAITGESAPVIRESGGDFASVTGGTRILSDWLVIQCSVNPGETFLDRMIAMVEGAQRRKTPNEIALTILLVALTIVFLLATATLWPFSAYGGTAVSITVLVALLVCLIPTTIGGLLSAIGVAGMSRMLGANVIATSGRAVEAAGDVDVLLLDKTGTITLGNRQASDFLPAPGIDEKTLADAAQLSSLADETPEGRSIVILAKQRFNLRQRDVQSLHATFVPFTAQTRMSGINIQDRMIRKGSVDAIRRHIEANEGHFPPEVDKLVENVARQGATPLVVAEGAKVLGVIALKDIVKGGIKERFAQLRKMGIKTVMITGDNRLTAAAIAAEAGVDDFLSEATPEAKLALIRQYQAEGRLVAMTGDGTNDAPALAQADVAVAMNSGTQAAKEAGNMVDLDSNPTKLIEVVHIGKQMLMTRGSLTTFSIANDVAKYFAIIPAAFAATYPQLNALNVMHLHSPASAILSAVIFNALIIVFLIPLALKGVSYKPLTAAAMLRRNLWIYGLGGLLVPFIGIKVIDLLLTLFGLV; translated from the coding sequence ATGAGTCGTAAACAACTGGCCCTGTTCGAACCGTCGTTAGTTCGTCAGGCGCTAATGGATGCGGTGAAAAAATTAAGCCCGCGTGTGCAGTGGCACAACCCGGTGATGTTTATCGTCTGGATAGGTAGCCTGCTCACCACGGCGCTGGCGATTGCGATGGGAACAGGCCATCTTGCAGGCAATACGCTGTTTACCGGAGCAATCAGCCTGTGGCTATGGTTTACCGTTCTGTTCGCAAACTTCGCCGAAGCGCTGGCCGAAGGCCGCAGCAAGGCACAGGCTAATAGCCTGAAAGGCGTTAAAAAGACCGCGTTTGCGCGCAAATTACGTGAGCCCAAATATGGCGCTCAAATGGACCACGTTCCGTCAGATGAACTGCGTAAAGGTGATGTTGTATTGGTCGAGGCCGGTGACATTATTCCTTGCGACGGTGAAGTCATTGAAGGGGGTGCATCGGTAGACGAAAGCGCCATCACCGGGGAGTCCGCGCCGGTGATCCGCGAGTCTGGTGGTGATTTTGCCTCCGTGACAGGCGGGACGCGTATTCTCTCTGACTGGCTGGTGATCCAGTGCAGTGTGAACCCTGGCGAAACGTTCCTCGACCGCATGATCGCCATGGTCGAAGGGGCTCAGCGTCGTAAAACGCCGAACGAAATTGCGCTGACGATTTTGCTGGTCGCCCTGACCATCGTCTTCCTGCTGGCAACCGCCACTCTGTGGCCTTTCTCGGCGTATGGCGGTACAGCGGTAAGCATCACTGTTCTGGTCGCTCTGCTGGTTTGCCTGATCCCAACCACTATCGGGGGTCTGCTCTCAGCGATTGGCGTTGCCGGAATGAGCCGCATGTTGGGTGCAAACGTAATCGCCACCAGCGGACGAGCCGTCGAAGCGGCTGGTGACGTGGACGTACTGCTGCTGGATAAAACCGGGACCATCACACTCGGTAACCGCCAGGCATCGGATTTCTTACCCGCGCCAGGCATCGATGAAAAAACGCTGGCTGACGCCGCGCAGCTCTCGTCTCTGGCGGATGAAACACCAGAAGGCCGTAGCATTGTGATTCTGGCAAAACAGCGCTTCAACCTGCGCCAGCGTGACGTACAGAGTCTTCATGCCACCTTTGTTCCGTTCACGGCACAAACTCGCATGAGCGGCATTAATATTCAGGATCGGATGATCCGCAAAGGCTCCGTTGATGCCATCCGCCGTCATATTGAAGCCAATGAGGGTCACTTCCCGCCAGAAGTAGACAAACTGGTCGAGAATGTCGCTCGCCAGGGCGCAACTCCACTGGTCGTGGCAGAAGGGGCTAAAGTACTGGGGGTTATTGCCCTGAAAGACATCGTCAAAGGCGGGATCAAAGAGCGTTTTGCCCAGCTACGCAAAATGGGGATCAAAACGGTGATGATCACCGGAGACAACCGCCTGACGGCAGCTGCGATTGCCGCTGAAGCCGGTGTGGATGATTTCCTGTCAGAAGCCACGCCGGAGGCCAAACTGGCGCTTATTCGTCAGTATCAGGCTGAGGGCCGTCTGGTGGCGATGACTGGCGACGGTACAAACGACGCCCCGGCTTTGGCACAAGCAGACGTTGCGGTGGCCATGAACTCCGGTACGCAGGCGGCAAAAGAGGCGGGGAACATGGTCGATCTCGACTCCAACCCAACCAAGCTGATCGAAGTGGTCCATATCGGTAAACAGATGCTGATGACGCGTGGTTCACTCACCACCTTCAGCATTGCCAACGACGTGGCGAAATATTTCGCCATTATTCCGGCAGCCTTTGCCGCGACCTATCCGCAGCTGAATGCGTTGAACGTTATGCACCTGCACTCCCCTGCCTCTGCCATTCTCAGTGCAGTGATTTTTAACGCCCTGATCATTGTGTTTCTGATCCCGCTGGCACTGAAAGGGGTGAGTTACAAACCGCTGACCGCTGCCGCCATGTTGCGTCGCAATCTGTGGATTTATGGGCTGGGCGGGCTATTGGTTCCCTTTATCGGGATCAAGGTTATCGACCTGCTGCTCACACTGTTTGGGCTGGTTTAA
- the potE gene encoding putrescine-ornithine antiporter, whose protein sequence is MSKSNKMGVVQLTILTMVNMMGSGIIMLPTKLAEVGTISIISWLVTAVGSMALAWAFAKCGMFSRKSGGMGGYAEYAFGKSGNFMANYTYGVSLLIANVAIAISAVGYGTELFGATLSPVQIGLATIGVLWICTVANFGGARITGQLSSITVWGVIIPVVGLCIIGWFWFSPTLYANSWNPHHVPFFTAVGSSIAMTLWAFLGLESACANAEVVENPEKNVPIAVLGGTLGAAVIYIVSTNVIAGIVPNADLANSTAPFGVAFAQMFTPEVGKVIMGLMVMSCCGSLLGWQFTIAQVFKSSADEGYFPKIFSRVTKSDAPVQGMLAIVIFQSGLSLMTISPSLNSQFNVLVNLAVVTNIIPYILSMAALVIIQKVAKVEPGKARAANAVALIGAIYSFYALYSSGQEAMLYGAMVTFMGWTLYGLVSPRFELKNKHG, encoded by the coding sequence ATGAGTAAGTCCAACAAAATGGGCGTCGTGCAGCTCACGATCCTCACCATGGTAAACATGATGGGATCAGGCATAATCATGCTGCCGACCAAGCTCGCGGAAGTGGGTACGATCTCTATTATCTCCTGGTTAGTGACTGCCGTAGGTTCGATGGCGCTCGCATGGGCCTTTGCCAAATGTGGCATGTTCAGCCGGAAGTCTGGTGGGATGGGCGGTTATGCGGAGTACGCATTCGGTAAGTCAGGCAACTTTATGGCCAACTATACCTATGGCGTCTCCCTCCTGATTGCCAACGTAGCCATTGCCATTTCAGCCGTCGGCTACGGTACGGAGCTGTTTGGTGCGACGCTAAGCCCGGTGCAGATTGGGCTGGCGACCATCGGCGTGCTGTGGATCTGCACCGTTGCAAACTTCGGTGGTGCGCGGATAACCGGACAGCTCAGCAGCATCACCGTCTGGGGGGTAATCATCCCGGTTGTGGGGCTGTGTATCATCGGCTGGTTCTGGTTTAGCCCAACGCTGTACGCAAACTCCTGGAACCCACATCATGTGCCGTTCTTTACTGCTGTCGGCTCTTCCATCGCCATGACGCTGTGGGCCTTCCTCGGTCTGGAATCTGCCTGTGCGAATGCTGAAGTGGTAGAAAATCCGGAAAAAAACGTCCCGATTGCGGTACTGGGCGGGACCCTGGGCGCAGCGGTGATCTATATCGTTTCGACCAACGTGATTGCCGGGATTGTACCAAACGCGGATTTAGCCAACTCTACCGCACCGTTTGGCGTGGCCTTCGCACAGATGTTTACTCCGGAAGTTGGGAAAGTGATCATGGGTCTGATGGTAATGTCATGCTGCGGTTCACTTCTCGGCTGGCAATTCACCATCGCCCAGGTGTTTAAATCATCGGCTGACGAAGGTTACTTCCCGAAAATTTTCTCCCGCGTCACCAAATCCGACGCTCCGGTGCAGGGCATGCTGGCGATTGTCATTTTCCAGAGTGGTCTGTCCTTGATGACCATAAGCCCGTCACTCAATAGCCAGTTCAACGTACTGGTGAATCTGGCGGTAGTGACCAACATCATTCCGTATATTCTGTCGATGGCGGCACTGGTGATCATTCAGAAAGTGGCGAAAGTCGAACCAGGCAAAGCAAGAGCCGCAAACGCCGTGGCGCTGATTGGGGCCATCTACAGCTTCTATGCGCTTTACTCTTCCGGCCAGGAAGCGATGCTCTATGGAGCCATGGTGACCTTTATGGGCTGGACGCTCTACGGTCTGGTATCTCCGAGGTTTGAGCTGAAAAATAAACACGGTTAA
- the kdpE gene encoding two-component system response regulator KdpE: protein MISVLIVEDELAISRFLRAALESDGLRVHDAATLQRGLIEAATRKPDLVILDLGLPDGDGIDFIREVRQWSQMPILVLSARTEETDKIAALDAGADDYLIKPFGIGELQARLRVALRRHSTATPSDPVYTFSNIQVDLAARRILRGEEEIHLTPIEFRLLAILLNNHGKVLTQRQLLNQVWGPNAVEHSHYLRIYMGHLRQKLEVDPARPRHLLTETGIGYRFMI from the coding sequence GTGATTAGCGTACTGATTGTTGAAGATGAACTCGCCATTAGTCGCTTTCTGCGCGCTGCGCTGGAAAGCGATGGTTTGCGTGTTCATGATGCCGCTACGCTGCAACGTGGTCTGATCGAAGCGGCTACGCGCAAGCCGGACCTGGTGATCCTCGATCTGGGACTACCCGATGGCGATGGCATCGATTTTATTCGTGAAGTGCGCCAGTGGAGCCAGATGCCCATCCTGGTTTTGTCTGCACGTACTGAAGAGACAGACAAAATCGCCGCGCTGGATGCAGGTGCTGATGACTACCTGATTAAACCTTTTGGCATCGGAGAGTTACAGGCGCGTCTGCGCGTGGCACTTCGTCGTCACAGTACAGCCACACCCTCTGATCCGGTGTATACCTTCTCCAACATCCAGGTTGACCTTGCCGCACGGCGTATTCTTCGCGGCGAAGAGGAGATCCATCTCACCCCGATTGAGTTTCGCCTTCTGGCTATCCTGCTTAACAACCACGGTAAAGTCCTCACGCAACGCCAGCTCTTAAACCAGGTCTGGGGACCCAATGCTGTTGAACATAGTCACTATTTACGCATTTATATGGGACACCTTCGCCAGAAACTTGAAGTCGATCCCGCACGCCCTCGCCATTTATTAACTGAAACCGGTATCGGTTATCGGTTTATGATCTGA
- the kdpC gene encoding potassium-transporting ATPase subunit KdpC, which translates to MTMLRPAILLFILLSLITGGLYPLVTTALGQWWFTDQANGSLIIQEGENRGSRLIGQNFTDARYFQGRPSATAESPYNPMASGGSNLAGSNPDLDKAVTERITALRAANPQASRDVPVELVTTSASGLDYSLTPESVAWQIPRVAAARQLSTEQVSKLVAEHTQKPLVSFLGMPVVNIVELNLALDALRKN; encoded by the coding sequence ATGACTATGTTACGCCCCGCTATACTTCTGTTTATTCTGCTGTCCCTGATCACCGGCGGGCTTTATCCACTGGTGACCACTGCTCTTGGGCAATGGTGGTTTACGGACCAGGCCAACGGTTCGCTTATTATTCAGGAGGGAGAAAACCGGGGCTCGCGCCTGATTGGTCAGAACTTTACGGATGCCCGTTACTTCCAGGGACGTCCTTCCGCCACTGCGGAAAGCCCGTATAATCCGATGGCGTCCGGTGGCAGTAACCTGGCAGGCAGCAACCCGGATCTGGATAAAGCGGTAACGGAACGCATCACCGCCTTGCGCGCTGCAAACCCTCAGGCCAGCCGTGACGTGCCCGTTGAACTGGTCACAACTTCCGCCAGCGGGCTGGATTATAGCCTGACGCCGGAGTCCGTTGCCTGGCAAATTCCGCGTGTGGCCGCAGCACGCCAGTTAAGCACCGAACAGGTCAGTAAACTGGTGGCTGAACACACGCAAAAACCACTGGTCAGCTTCCTTGGCATGCCGGTCGTGAACATTGTTGAGCTTAATCTGGCGCTGGATGCGCTAAGGAAAAACTAA
- the speF gene encoding ornithine decarboxylase SpeF: MKTLKIAASRACPDCFTTRREMVDVSSSDYIDVAAVVLAVSDIFSGAIEEIEATGFGIPVFIATHKEEIVPAEYLSRIHGVFECSDTSNDFYGRQLEAAAQKYETQLRPPFFRALVDYVKQGNSAFDCPGHQGGQFFRRHPAGNQFVDFFGETLFRSDLCNADVAMGDLLIHEGAPCIAQQHAAKVFNADKTYFVLNGTSSSNKVVLNALLTPGDLVLFDRNNHKSNHHGALLQAGATPVYLETARNPYGFIGGIDAHCFEESYLREQVSEVAPGRARDARPFRLAVIQLGTYDGTIYNARQVVDKIGHLCDYILFDSAWVGYEQFIPMMADCSPLLLELNENDPGILVTQSVHKQQAGFSQTSQIHKKDRHIKGQQRYVPHKRLNNAFMMHASTSPFYPLFAALDINARMHEGQSGRNMWMDCVVNGIEARKLILQNCQFIRPFVPETVDERPWESWDTADIASDLRFFHFVPGERWHAFDGYAEHQYFIDPCKLLLTTPGINARTGEYEDFGVPATILANFLRENGIVPEKCDLNSILFLLTPAEDMGKLQQLVAQLVRFEKLLQTDAPLKEVLPSICKQHPERYADYTLRQICQEMHNLYARHNVKQLQKEMFRKSHFPRVMMNPQEANYAYLRGEVELVSLRDAEGRIAAEGALPYPPGVLCVVPGEIWGGSVLRYFTALEEGINLLPGFAPELQGVYVEECDGRKQVRCYVIKQPAAQLSLLKGEKI; encoded by the coding sequence ATGAAAACCTTAAAAATTGCAGCCAGCCGTGCATGCCCCGATTGCTTTACCACTCGCCGTGAGATGGTAGACGTAAGTTCCTCTGATTATATTGATGTCGCCGCCGTTGTTCTGGCCGTCAGTGATATTTTCAGCGGTGCGATAGAAGAAATAGAAGCAACGGGATTCGGTATTCCTGTATTTATTGCGACACATAAAGAAGAGATTGTTCCGGCAGAATATCTGTCGCGTATTCATGGCGTTTTTGAATGTTCTGACACCAGCAATGATTTCTACGGACGTCAACTGGAGGCCGCTGCGCAGAAGTACGAAACCCAGTTGCGTCCGCCGTTCTTCCGCGCACTGGTCGATTACGTTAAGCAAGGCAATAGCGCATTCGACTGCCCAGGGCATCAGGGGGGGCAGTTCTTCCGCCGCCACCCTGCCGGTAATCAGTTTGTCGATTTCTTTGGCGAGACATTGTTCCGCTCAGATCTGTGTAACGCCGATGTAGCAATGGGCGACCTGCTGATTCACGAAGGCGCACCATGTATTGCCCAGCAACACGCAGCAAAAGTCTTCAACGCAGATAAAACCTACTTCGTTCTGAATGGTACGTCCTCCTCAAACAAAGTGGTGCTTAATGCCCTGCTGACCCCCGGTGATTTGGTCCTGTTCGATCGTAACAACCACAAATCCAACCACCACGGCGCACTGTTACAAGCCGGCGCGACACCGGTCTACCTGGAAACTGCGCGTAACCCGTACGGCTTTATCGGCGGTATTGACGCACATTGCTTCGAGGAGAGTTATCTGCGCGAGCAGGTATCAGAAGTGGCTCCAGGCCGCGCTCGTGACGCACGTCCGTTCCGTCTGGCAGTGATCCAACTGGGCACATATGACGGTACAATTTATAACGCCCGCCAGGTCGTGGATAAAATCGGCCATCTGTGTGATTACATCCTGTTTGACTCTGCATGGGTGGGTTACGAGCAGTTTATTCCGATGATGGCTGACTGTTCGCCACTGCTGCTGGAACTGAACGAGAATGACCCCGGTATTCTGGTCACTCAATCCGTACATAAACAGCAGGCAGGGTTCTCACAAACCTCGCAGATCCACAAAAAAGACCGCCACATTAAAGGCCAGCAGCGTTATGTCCCGCATAAACGTCTTAACAACGCCTTTATGATGCATGCCTCCACCAGCCCGTTTTATCCGCTGTTTGCCGCGCTTGATATTAACGCCCGTATGCATGAGGGACAAAGCGGCCGCAACATGTGGATGGACTGCGTAGTGAACGGCATCGAAGCGCGCAAACTGATTCTGCAAAACTGTCAGTTTATTCGCCCGTTTGTTCCTGAAACTGTGGATGAGCGCCCGTGGGAAAGCTGGGATACCGCAGATATTGCTTCTGACCTGCGCTTTTTCCACTTTGTGCCAGGTGAACGCTGGCACGCCTTCGACGGTTACGCTGAGCATCAGTATTTTATCGACCCGTGCAAATTGCTGCTGACCACACCAGGCATCAATGCCCGTACGGGTGAGTACGAGGATTTCGGCGTTCCCGCCACCATTCTCGCTAACTTCCTGCGAGAAAATGGCATTGTTCCGGAAAAATGCGATCTCAACTCGATCCTGTTCCTGCTAACCCCGGCAGAAGACATGGGCAAACTGCAGCAACTTGTCGCCCAGTTAGTACGCTTTGAAAAACTGCTCCAGACCGATGCTCCACTCAAAGAGGTACTGCCGTCTATTTGTAAACAGCATCCGGAACGCTATGCAGACTACACCCTGCGTCAGATATGCCAGGAAATGCACAACCTCTATGCCCGCCATAACGTGAAACAGCTGCAAAAAGAGATGTTCCGTAAATCACATTTCCCGCGCGTGATGATGAACCCACAGGAGGCGAACTATGCCTATCTGCGTGGTGAGGTAGAACTGGTTTCTCTGCGTGATGCGGAAGGCCGTATCGCAGCCGAAGGCGCTCTCCCTTACCCACCGGGCGTGCTGTGCGTTGTCCCAGGTGAAATCTGGGGGGGGTCCGTACTGCGTTATTTCACTGCACTTGAAGAGGGGATCAATCTTCTGCCCGGCTTCGCACCTGAGTTGCAGGGCGTGTATGTCGAAGAGTGCGACGGACGGAAACAGGTTCGCTGTTACGTCATCAAACAACCTGCCGCTCAGCTATCGCTGCTGAAAGGAGAAAAAATATGA
- the speFL gene encoding leader peptide SpeFL, with protein sequence MENNNRLMPHIRRTTHIMMFAHRNCFDFHLFNAR encoded by the coding sequence ATGGAAAACAATAATCGTTTAATGCCCCATATAAGGCGGACAACTCATATCATGATGTTTGCCCACCGTAACTGCTTCGACTTTCATCTCTTCAATGCCCGGTAG